Proteins co-encoded in one Papaver somniferum cultivar HN1 chromosome 5, ASM357369v1, whole genome shotgun sequence genomic window:
- the LOC113281853 gene encoding E3 ubiquitin-protein ligase At3g02290-like, with the protein MGALCCCLRADQLDEYVNPNNTIFRSCLCLGCILNAYTALFRRDEMHPIPSAITSTATLTSQTSNDDSLASTYRSPPRPLPYDDPRCFRSQRNLLKGSSHSHEESEPLRRSNTDTSQEYVKGGEKWDQSAEGGSKAGLSESSMKHQLAMVSSGFGYVYSSAEDEDVCPTCLEEYTPENPKILTQCSHHYHLVCIYEWMERSETCPVCGKVMVFNETS; encoded by the exons ATGGGTGCACTTTGCTGCTGCTTGCGTGCTGATCAATTGGACGAATATGTTAACCCCAACAATACTATTTTCAGATCATGTCTTTGTCTGGGTTGCATCTTGAATGCG TACACAGCATTATTCCGGAGAGACGAGATGCATCCGATACCCTCAGCAATCACGAGTACAGCAACATTAACCTCTCAGACATCTAATGACGACTCTCTAGCCAGCACGTATCGCTCCCCTCCTAGGCCTTTGCCTTATGATGATCCAAGATGCTTCCGTTCCCAAAGAAATTTACTCAAGGGCTCAAGTCATTCACACGAGGAATCTGAACCTCTGAGAAGAAGTAATACTGACACGAGTCAAGAATACGTAAAGGGGGGTGAGAAATGGGATCAGTCTGCTGAAGGTGGGTCAAAAGCAGGCCTGTCCGAGTCCTCAATGAAACACCAACTGGCAATGGTGTCAAGTGGATTTGGTTATGTCTATTCatcagcagaagatgaagatgtctgCCCAACATGCCTCGAAG AATATACTCCGGAAAATCCAAAAATTCTTACACAATGCTCACACCATTACCACCTTGTTTGTATATATGAGTGGATGGAGAGAAGTGAAACCTGTCCTGTCTGTGGAAAG GTGATGGTATTTAATGAAACCAGCTGA